A section of the Macadamia integrifolia cultivar HAES 741 chromosome 9, SCU_Mint_v3, whole genome shotgun sequence genome encodes:
- the LOC122089010 gene encoding LRR receptor-like serine/threonine-protein kinase EFR, which translates to MASAFACQDLILMTLQLILVFILFFGESSFMGLAESVTTKSRRIVTVGNETDRLALQEFKKQIYDPYGALSSWNDSIHFCNWMGITCGHRHQQRVIKLDLQGKGLGGNISPFIGNLTFLRFLSIANNSFHGNIPQEIGNLIQLQYIGFQNNTLDGELPISLANCTRLIQIWFSYNNLVGKIPVELFKSMSKLEIIALYFNSLAGELPASFGNISSIRVISLSENKLHGSIPESFGQLKSLFFLSLDQNKLSGMIPLSLYNLSSLEVISLTQNKLYGSLPRDIGLTLPNLLDLAIGDNLFFGSIPNSISNISTLEALDLGGNNFIGPIPNNLGNLQNLQEFLIFDNQFGVGESDDLDFVNSLLNCTHLEVLELRSNGFKAHIPNFKANLSTQLSHLHLGGNQIYGTIPVGIENLVNLTDLGIEYNFLEGNIPFSIGKLTKLQRLFLGANRLSGQIPSSIGNLTLLYGLHLEQNYLNASIPSSIRYCQQLQHLTLYNNNLQGPIPKQLFLISTLTISLDLSYNFLVGTLPTEISNLKSLSVLNISHNKLSGEIPSTIGDCNSLEHLSMESNFFEGTIPQSLTLLKGLQDLDLSQNNLSGQIPKDLQNLLALQSLNLSFNNLEGEVPTEGIFGNASAILVNGNDKLCGGIAKLHLPACTNYGSTKREKSNALRTILAIIGGILGSGSFGSVYKGIIGQDETIVAVKVLNLQNPRVYKSFMAECEALRNIRHRNLVKIITSCSSLDSKGKDFKALVFEFMPNGSLDDWLHLPMEAHNHSRNLSLLQRINIAIDVASALDYLHCHCYATIVHCDLKPSNILIDSDMTAHVGDFGLARLLLVPDENSPQAQTSTIGIKGSIGYVAPEYGMGGKATIQGDVFSYGILLLEMFIGKRPTDQMFTDDLNLHNFARAALPIHMMQILDPTLLPTEEQSEAIEEVAINITEGSSHRTDKLQDCIASIIEIALQCSEESPKERMKMDDVDVPFADGNAEGGYVF; encoded by the exons ATGGCTTCTGCATTTGCATGCCAAGATTTGATTCTAATGACATTGCAGCTTATTCTagttttcattctcttctttggTGAGAGCTCATTCATGGGGTTAGCAGAATCAGTCACCACCAAAAGTAGAAGGATTGTAACAGTAGGAAACGAGACAGATCGACTTGCTTTGCAGGAGTTCAAGAAACAAATTTATGATCCGTACGGAGCACTAAGTTCTTGGAATGATTCCATCCATTTCTGCAACTGGATGGGGATCACATGTGGCCATCGTCATCAACAACGGGTCATCAAGTTGGATTTACAAGGGAAGGGCTTGGGAGGAAACATATCTCCTTTCATTGGGAATCTCACTTTTCTGCGATTCCTTAGCATTGCAAACAATAGCTTCCATGGCAATATCCCCCAAGAGATAGGTAATCTGATTCAACTACAATACATTGGATTTCAAAACAACACTCTTGATGGAGAGCTTCCTATCAGCTTGGCCAATTGCACTCGTCTAATACAAATTTGGTTCTCTTATAACAATCTTGTCGGGAAGATTCCGGTTGAATTGTTTAAGTCTATGTCAAAGCTGGAGATAATTGCTCTTTATTTCAATAGCTTAGCAGGAGAACTACCAGCTTCTTTTGGAAACATTTCATCCATAAGAGTTATTTCTTTGAGTGAAAATAAACTGCATGGGAGCATTCCAGAATCCTTTGGTCAACTCAAATCCTTATTCTTTCTATCACTTGATCAAAACAAGCTATCTGGTATGATCCCTCTCTCACTGTACAATCTCTCATCTCTTGAAGTTATCTCTCTTACACAAAACAAATTGTATGGGAGCCTCCCACGAGACATAGGCCTCACTCTTCCAAATCTCCTTGATCTAGCGATTGGAGACAACCTTTTCTTTGGGAGCATTCCGAATTCCATCTCCAATATTTCAACACTTGAAGCACTTGATCTTGGTGGAAACAATTTTATTGGACCAATCCCTAACAATTTAGGAAATCTTCAAAATCTTCAAGAGTTCCTTATTTTCGATAATCAATTCGGAGTAGGGGAATCCGATGATTTAGATTTTGTAAATTCTTTGCTCAATTGTACACATCTAGAGGTATTGGAGCTAAGAAGTAATGGTTTCAAGGCTCACATTCCCAACTTCAAAGCCAATCTCtcaacacaactctcacatcTTCATTTGGGAGGAAATCAAATATATGGAACCATTCCTGTTGGGATTGAGAATCTCGTCAACTTGACTGATTTGGGCATAGAGTATAACTTTCTTGAAGGTAATATTCCATTTAGTATAGGGAAGCTTACGAAGCTTCAAAGATTATTTTTGGGTGCAAATAGACTTTCAGGACAGATACCTTCCTCTATAGGCAATCTCACTCTTTTGTATGGACTCCATTTAGAACAAAACTACCTCAATGCAAGCATTCCTTCCAGCATTAGATATTGTCAGCAGTTACAACACCTAACTCTTTATAATAATAACCTCCAAGGCCCAATACCTAAACAACTCTTTCTTATTTCCACCTTAACAATATCCTTGGACTTATCTTATAATTTTCTGGTTGGTACTCTACCAACTGAAATCAGCAACCTTAAGAGTCTTTCTGTATTAAATATCTCTCATAACAAGTTGTCTGGAGAAATTCCCTCAACCATTGGTGATTGTAATAGTTTGGAGCATCTTTCTATGGAGAGTAATTTCTTTGAAGGAACTATTCCTCAATCTTTGACTCTTTTGAAGGGGCTTCAAGATTTAGATCTCTCACAAAATAATTTATCAGGGCAAATCCCAAAAGATCTACAAAATCTTTTAGCATTGCAGAGTTTGAATTTATCCTTCAATAATCTTGAGGGGGAGGTACCAACAGAAGGAATTTTTGGAAATGCAAGTGCAATTTTGGTGAATGGAAATGATAAGCTTTGTGGGGGAATTGCAAAGTTACATCTGCCTGCATGCACAAACTATGGATCTACTAAACGAGAAAAGTCCAATGCTCTTAGAACAATTTTGGCGATCATTGGTGGGattcttg GTTCTGGTAGTTTTGGCTCTGTATACAAAGGGATTATTGGCCAGGATGAAACAATTGTTGCAGTCAAGGTACTCAACCTTCAAAATCCAAGAGTTTACAAGAGCTTCATGGCTGAATGTGAAGCATTAAGAAATATTCGGCATCGAAATCTTGTCAAGATTATAACATCTTGTTCAAGTCTTGATTCAAAAGGCAAAGATTTCAAAGCCCTTGTTTTTGAGTTCATGCCCAATGGGAGTCTAGATGATTGGTTGCATCTACCAATGGAGGCACATAATCATTCAAGGAATTTAAGCCTTCTTCAAAGAATAAACATCGCAATCGATGTGGCTTCTGCATTAGATTACCTTCATTGCCACTGTTATGCAACAATTGTTCATTGTGACTTGAAGCCAAGCAATATTCTAATTGACAGTGACATGACTGCACATGTCGGTGATTTTGGTTTGGCGAGGCTACTTTTAGTACCTGACGAGAATTCACCCCAGGCTCAAACTAGTACCATTGGGATAAAAGGATCTATTGGCTATGTTGCTCCAG AATATGGCATGGGTGGAAAAGCAACTATACAAGGAGATGTGTTTAGCTATGGGATCCTATTATTGGAGATGTTCATAGGAAAAAGGCCAACAGATCAGATGTTTACTGATGACTTAAATCTTCATAACTTTGCAAGGGCAGCTTTACCTATACACATGATGCAAATTTTAGATCCAACACTCCTACCCACGGAAGAACAAAGTGAAGCAATTGAAGAAGTTGCTATCAATATAACTGAAGGTTCTAGTCATAGGACAGATAAATTGCAAGATTGCATAGCATCAATAATTGAAATTGCACTTCAATGTTCTGAGGAATCGCCAAAAGAACGAATGAAAATGGACGATGTT GATGTCccctttgctgatggcaatgctgaaggtggataTGTGTTTTAG